GCTCTACCTGTCTGCTATTAAAGATTTGTTTAATAACGAAATCGTGGCCTATCACATGGATGTTCGCAACGACAATCAATTGGTCCTACGGACCTTTGAGAAAGCTTTTGAAAAGACGAAAGACGTGACTGGACTGATCGTTCACAGCGATCAAGGATTCCAATACACGTCCTACGCTTACCACGACATGCTGCCAAAGGTTGGCGCCCAAATCAGCATGTCTAGAAGAGGCAACTGTTATGACAATGCCTCGATGGAGAGCTTCTTCTCGCATCTTAAAACGGAAGGGCTCTATCCTTATGATATCCGAAGTATCGATGAGGCACAAAGGCGAATCGAGAAGTACATTGACTTCTACAACAAAAATCGCCCGCAGAGAAAATTAAAAAAGCTGACGCCTGTTGAATTCAGACGCCAGCTAGTGGCCTAACGGCCCGGG
This genomic stretch from Brevibacillus sp. DP1.3A harbors:
- a CDS encoding IS3 family transposase; amino-acid sequence: MSELCKLFGVSRSGYYAYLKRQGIDRDKSMKDLVQAVYKKYHGKYGYRQIQLFLLQDHGVWVNHKKVLRLMQEMGLRSRIRRKYRYHLASSVGGRVAQNILQRNFKADVPNQKWVTDVTQYRVSDTWLYLSAIKDLFNNEIVAYHMDVRNDNQLVLRTFEKAFEKTKDVTGLIVHSDQGFQYTSYAYHDMLPKVGAQISMSRRGNCYDNASMESFFSHLKTEGLYPYDIRSIDEAQRRIEKYIDFYNKNRPQRKLKKLTPVEFRRQLVA